DNA from Streptomyces sp. NBC_01476:
AAGCCTTCGCCTGGTAAGGCGGGGGTGACCCGGAGAGCCCGGAGAGCCCGGAGAGCCCGGAGTCACGGTGGCGCCGCCGCGGTTCAGCGGACCGCGGCGGCGACGACCACCACGACGAGCATCAGGACGAAGGCGGCGGTCATCACACGGGTTCGGGTCTTGGGGTCCACCCTCCGAGGTTAGCCGCCGTCCGCCGCGGCCCCGCCGCCCGGGCCTCCCGGCCCCGGCGGCCCCTGCTCCTCACCGGGCCGGGGCGAGGGTCTTGCTCCGGCCGGTGTCGTCCCCGCGGGGCCCGGCGGAGGTGTCCTCCCCACGGGGCTCGGCGGAGGTGTCGTCCCCGCGATGCCCGGCGGAGGTGTCGTCGCCGGGGGCGCCGGGCGTCTCCTCCACCGCCCGCTCCTCCGCCTCGGCCTCGTCCAGCGCCTCAGGGGAGCCGTCCCTGGGTACGAAGGCCACCAGCGGGCCGCGTTCGCGCCGCAGGTTCACCCGGATCCGCAGGCCTCCGGCGCGGGCGAGCACCAGGCCGACCCCGGCGGCGGCCGCGGCGGCGATCAGGCCGCCGGACAGGAAGCCGATCCGGGCCCCGTAGGTGTCGGTGACCCAGCCCATGACCGGACCGCCGATCGGGGTGCCGCCGACGAAAACCATCATGTAGAGGCTCATCACCCGGCCGCGCATCACCGGCTCGGTGGCCAGCTGCACGGTGGCGTTGGCGGTGGTGTTGAAGGTCAGGCCGAAGACGCCTATCGGCACCAGCAGCACCGCGAAGAGCCAGTAGGCGGGCGCGATGGAGGCCAGCGCCTCCAGGACGCCGAAGAGCATCGCGGCGGCCACCAGCATCCGCAGCCGGGTCCGGGTGCGGCGGGCCGCGAGCAGCGCGCCGAGCAGCGAACCGGCCGCCATCAGCGTGTTGAGCAGGCCGTACGTGCCGGCGCCGCTGTCGAAGACCTTGTTGGCGAAGGCGGAGAGCCAGATCGGGAAGTTGAAGCCGAAGGTGCCGACGAAGCCCACCAGCACGATCGGCCAGATGAGTTCGGGCTTGCCCGCCACGTACCGCAGGCCCTCGCGCAGCTGGCCCTTGCCGCCGCGCGGCGCCCGCTCGATCTTGTGCAGTTCGGCGGTGCGCATCAGCAGCAGGCCGGCCAGCGGGGCGATGAAGGACACACCGTTGATCAGGAACGCCCAGCCGCTGCCGACGGCGGTGATCAGCACACCGGCGACGGCCGGCCCGACCAGCCGGGCCGCCTGGAAGTTCGCGGCGTTGAGCGAGACCGCGTTGCGCATGACCTTCGGGCCGACCATCTCCACCACGAAGGTCTGCCGGGTGGGGTTGTCGACCACGGTGACCATGCCGAGCAGGAAGGCGATCGTGTAGACCTGCCAGACCTGGACGATTCCGCCGAGGGTCAGTCCGGCGAGGGTGAGGCCGAGGATGCCGAGGGCGGCCTGGGTGACCAGCAGGATCTGCCGCTTGGGGTAGCGGTCGGCGATGACGCCGCCGTAGAGGCCGAAGAGCAGCATCGGCAGGAACTGCAGCGCGGTGGTGATGCCCACCGCGAAGGACGAACCGGTGATGCTGAGCACCAGCCAGTCCTGGGCGATCCGCGACATCCAGGTGCCGGTGTTGGAGATCACGGCCCCGGTCGCGAAGAGCCGGTAGTTGCGGACTTTGAGTGCGCTGAAGGTGCCCGTCTTCCCGGCGGGCTCTCCTGCTTCCTCAGGTTCGGTTGCGGTGTCTGTTCCGGCTGCCGAACTCAATCGGTACTCGCCTCCCGTACTCGGTCTTCTCTGTCTTCGCTGTCTCTTCCGTCAGCCGCGCCGGCTTCCCCGGGCCGGGTGGGCCCGCCGGGCGGCGGAGCGGTTCCGGTGCGCCGTCGGGTCGGTTCTCACAAGTGCGCCGGTTCTCACGAGTGCCCCGGCTTTCACAGGTGTGCCAGTTTGTCGAGGACCGGAGCGGCCTGCCGCAGTACGGCCAGCTCGTCGTCGTCCAGCCCTTCGGCCAGCTGGGCCAGCCAGGCGTTCCACCGGATGCGGCTCTCTTCGAGGATCGCGGCGGCGGCGTCGGTACGGCTCACCACGACCTGGCGGCGGTCGTCGGGGTGCGGCTCCCGGCGGACCAGTCCCTTGGCCTCCAGCATCGCCACGATCCGGGTCATCGACGGGGGCTGGACGTGCTCCTTGCGGGCCAGTTCCCCCGGGGTCGCCGACCCGCAGCGTGCCAGGGTCGCCAGCACCGCCATCTCGGTCGGACTGAGCGACTCGTCGACGCGCTGGCTGCGCAGCCGGCGCGAGAGCCGCATCACGGCGCCACGCAGCTCGTTCACGGCTGCGCGGTCGTCCTCGGACAGTTGGGTCACGTTCATTAGGTTAGCTCATTACCTAGCCTAAGCAAAATGAGTTCCCGGTCACCGGTCACTCATATGAGTGATCTCGCTACCGAAAGCACGGCGCCGGACCACCCGTTCCGGCGACGGTGGGCACATGGCATCGAGAGTGCTCAGCCTCCGCATGGACGGAGACCTGTGGGACCGGATCAGCGACCACGCCGCCAGGCGCGGGATGAGCACCCAGGACTACGTGATCCGCACCCTCGTCCGCGACGACTTCGACGAGCGCTTCAAGGCCGCGGTGGAGGAGACCGAGCGCTTCTACGGCGTGCCCGCCGCCAAGGACGGCGCGGCCGGGCCGGAGCTGACGCCAACGCCGGCTCCTGCTCCTCAGGAGCCGCAGGAGCCGCAGGAGCCTCAGACCAGGCCGAGCGCCGGCATCAGGTAGTAGAAGGCGAAGACCGCGCCCACCGCGTAGAGCGCCACCGGTACGTCCCGCCACCGCCCGGCGGCGCCCCGCAGTACGCAGAAGGCGATGAAGCCGATGCCGATGCCGTTGGTGATCGAGTAGGTGAACGGCATCAGCACCATCGTCAGGAAGGCCGGGATGGCGATGGTGAAGTCGCTCCAGTCGATCTCCCGCACCGATCCGGACAGGATCAGGAAGCCGACCGCGATCAGCGCGGGCGTCGCCGCCTGCGCCGGGACCATGGTGGCCAGCGGGGTGAGGAAGAGCGCCAGGACGAACAGCAGACCGGTGACGACGCTCGCCAGACCGGTCCTGGCGCCCTCGCCGACGCCGGCCGTGGACTCCACGAAGCAGGTGTTCGCCGAGGAGGAGGTCGCGCCGCCGGCCGCGGTCGCGATGCCGTCGATCATCAGCACCCGGCTCATGCCGGGCAGGTCGCCCTTCTCGTCCAGCAGTCCGGCCTCGTCGCTGACGCCCAGGATCGTGCCCATCGCGTCGAAGAAGCAGGAGAGCAGCACGGTGAAGACGAAGAGGATGCCGGTGAGCACCCCCACCTGATGGAAGCCGCCGAAGAGGCTGAAGTGGCCGATCAGCCCGAAGTCCGGGGTGGCCACCGGGTTGCCGGGCCAGGTGGGTACGGTCAGGCCCCAGCTCGCGGCCGGGATGTCGCCGGCCGCGTTCACGATCAGCGCCAGCGCGGTCATCGCCACGATGGAGATGAGGATCGCGCCGGGCACCTTGCGGATGATCAGCGCCAGGGTCAGCAGGGTGCCCAGGACGAAGATCAGCACCGGCCAGCCGGTGAGGTGGCCGTTGCCGCCGAGCTGCAGCGGCACCGTGGTGTGGGCGGCGTCCGGGATCCGGCTGACGAAGCCGGAGTCGACCAGGCCGATCAGCAGGATGAACAGGCCGATGCCGATCGCGATGCCCTTGCGCAGGCCGAGCGGCACCGCGCTCATCACCCGCTCCCGCAGACCGGTGGCGACCAGAAGCATGATCGCGAGACCGGCCAGCACCACCATGCCCATCGCGTCCGGCCAGCTCATCCGCGGCGCGAGCTGGAGCGCGACCACGGTGTTCACGCCGAGGCCGGCGGCCAGCGCGACCGGCACATTGCCGATGACGCCCATCAGCAGGGTGGTCAGGGCGGCGGTGATCACGGTCGCGGTGACCAGCTGGCCGCCGTCGAGGTGGTGGCCGAATTTGTCCGTCGCCGAGCCGAGAATGATCGGGTTCAGCACGATGATGTAGGCCATCGCGAAGAAGGTGGCGAATCCGCCGCGGATCTCCCGGAGGATCGAGGAGCCGCGCTCGGAGATGCGGAAATAACGGTCCAGCGGCTGGGCCGAGGAGGGCATGCGGGTCCTTCGAGGTGGTGCGGTCACGCCGCTGCTTGGATGATCTTACGAATGATTTTCGGTCAGCAGATGACCGGTTTCAGTATGAACAAACAGGAAACGAGACGCTATCTCCGCGCGTAGACACCGGAAACCCCAGGCCCCGGCAGCGGTCTGCGGCCCGGATCACCCGGCCGCTCACCGGCCCGCGAGCCTGCCGCCTACGATGTCCGCATGAGCAGCGAGCAGCGGACCACCAAAGAGCGGATCCCCTTGCGCCCGGCGCCCGAGCCGCTGGAGGCCAACGACGTCGCGACCATCACGGTCGGGGTCATCGTCTGGTTCGTGCTCTTCCTGGTCCAACTGCCCTTCTACGGCTGGTACTCCGACCACGGGCACACCTGGTTCATCTGGACCTGCCTGGCCGGCGGCGCCTGCGGGCTGCTGGGTCTGCTGTACGTACGGGCCCGGCGCGACGCCATCCGCCGGCACGTGGCCGCCCGGGCGGCGCAGGACGGCGGGAACGCCGACGGCGCCGGGAACGCTGCCGGGGACACCGGGAACCCCGGCTCGGCCGGGGAGTAGCCCCCGTTCTCTGGGTGGAAGCGATATCCGCCACGTAACGTCGTCCCATGACGGAACGCACCGAGGTCGCCGCCACCAGGAACCAGGGACTCACATCGGGCGAGGTCGCCCGGCGGGTGGAACGCGGTGAGGTCAACGACGTACCCGTGCGGTCGTCCCGGTCCACCACCGAGATCGTCCGCGCCAACGTCTTCACCCGGTTCAACGCGATCATCGGCGTGCTTTTCCTGATCATCCTGGTGGTCGGCCCGATCCAGGACGGTCTCTTCGGCTTCGTCATCGTCGCCAACACCGCGATCGGCATCATCCAGGAGCTGCGGGCCAAGAAGACCCTGGACAGCCTCGCGGTGATCGGCGAGTCCAAGCCGACCGTCCGCCGGGACGGAACCGCCGCGGAGATCTCCACCTCCGCCATCGTGCTCGGTGACCTGATCGAACTGGGGCCGGGCGACAAGGTGGTGGTGGACGGCGAGGTAGTCGAGGCGGAGAGCCTGGAGATCGACGAGTCGCTGCTCACCGGCGAGGCCGACCCGGTGCTCAAGCACCCCGGCGACACGGTGATGTCCGGCAGTTTCGTGGTCGCCGGCGGCGGCGCCTTCACCGCCACCAAGGTCGGCCGGGAGGCGTACGCGGCCCAGCTCGCCGACGAGGCGTCCCGGTTCACCCTGGTCAACTCCGAGCTGCGCAACGGCATCAGCGAAATCCTCAAGTACGTGACCTGGATGATGATTCCGACCTCGGTGGGACTGATCATCAGCCAGTTCACGGTGGAGTCGAGCGACTGGCGCGAGGCGGTGCGCCGTACCGTCGGCGGCATCACCCCGATGGTGCCCGAGGGTCTGGTGCTGCTCACCTCGGTGGCTTTCGCGATCGGTGTGATCCGGCTGGGCCGCAAGCAGTGCCTGGTGCAGGAGCTGCCCGCGATCGAGGGGCTGGCCCGGGTGGACGTGGTCTGCCTGGACAAGACCGGCACCCTCACCGAGGGCGGCATGGACGTCACCGGGCTGCGGGCGCTGGACGGCGCCGACGAGCAGTACGCGGCGCGGGTACTGGCCGCGCTCGGCGGCGCCGATCCGCGGCCCAACGCCAGCCTGCAGGCGATCATCGACGCCTATCCGCCGGCCGGTGCGGACGGGTGGCAGGCGGGCGCGGCGCTCCCGTTCAGCTCGGCCCGCAAGTACAGCGGCGCTTCGCTCACCGAGCCCGGTGCCGCCGCCCGCAC
Protein-coding regions in this window:
- a CDS encoding MFS transporter, which gives rise to MSSAAGTDTATEPEEAGEPAGKTGTFSALKVRNYRLFATGAVISNTGTWMSRIAQDWLVLSITGSSFAVGITTALQFLPMLLFGLYGGVIADRYPKRQILLVTQAALGILGLTLAGLTLGGIVQVWQVYTIAFLLGMVTVVDNPTRQTFVVEMVGPKVMRNAVSLNAANFQAARLVGPAVAGVLITAVGSGWAFLINGVSFIAPLAGLLLMRTAELHKIERAPRGGKGQLREGLRYVAGKPELIWPIVLVGFVGTFGFNFPIWLSAFANKVFDSGAGTYGLLNTLMAAGSLLGALLAARRTRTRLRMLVAAAMLFGVLEALASIAPAYWLFAVLLVPIGVFGLTFNTTANATVQLATEPVMRGRVMSLYMMVFVGGTPIGGPVMGWVTDTYGARIGFLSGGLIAAAAAAGVGLVLARAGGLRIRVNLRRERGPLVAFVPRDGSPEALDEAEAEERAVEETPGAPGDDTSAGHRGDDTSAEPRGEDTSAGPRGDDTGRSKTLAPAR
- a CDS encoding MarR family winged helix-turn-helix transcriptional regulator, which codes for MNVTQLSEDDRAAVNELRGAVMRLSRRLRSQRVDESLSPTEMAVLATLARCGSATPGELARKEHVQPPSMTRIVAMLEAKGLVRREPHPDDRRQVVVSRTDAAAAILEESRIRWNAWLAQLAEGLDDDELAVLRQAAPVLDKLAHL
- a CDS encoding NCS2 family permease; the encoded protein is MPSSAQPLDRYFRISERGSSILREIRGGFATFFAMAYIIVLNPIILGSATDKFGHHLDGGQLVTATVITAALTTLLMGVIGNVPVALAAGLGVNTVVALQLAPRMSWPDAMGMVVLAGLAIMLLVATGLRERVMSAVPLGLRKGIAIGIGLFILLIGLVDSGFVSRIPDAAHTTVPLQLGGNGHLTGWPVLIFVLGTLLTLALIIRKVPGAILISIVAMTALALIVNAAGDIPAASWGLTVPTWPGNPVATPDFGLIGHFSLFGGFHQVGVLTGILFVFTVLLSCFFDAMGTILGVSDEAGLLDEKGDLPGMSRVLMIDGIATAAGGATSSSANTCFVESTAGVGEGARTGLASVVTGLLFVLALFLTPLATMVPAQAATPALIAVGFLILSGSVREIDWSDFTIAIPAFLTMVLMPFTYSITNGIGIGFIAFCVLRGAAGRWRDVPVALYAVGAVFAFYYLMPALGLV
- a CDS encoding DUF2530 domain-containing protein, with the protein product MSSEQRTTKERIPLRPAPEPLEANDVATITVGVIVWFVLFLVQLPFYGWYSDHGHTWFIWTCLAGGACGLLGLLYVRARRDAIRRHVAARAAQDGGNADGAGNAAGDTGNPGSAGE